Proteins encoded together in one Triticum dicoccoides isolate Atlit2015 ecotype Zavitan chromosome 7B, WEW_v2.0, whole genome shotgun sequence window:
- the LOC119341861 gene encoding uncharacterized protein LOC119341861, producing MHRLSLLRRAIALCFFYHALQTRGVRFFHTIQEENDSLAKDLVHGPAKQIRKSLKSNSTEVITSGQGSSLWDDPYFVAHLTHSGGPNDNYYGLHATMDVYGHELKHGQLSSTTFWINHAGDGKKSSYNAIQVGWHINPNRYGDSHPHFYTRWTRDNYDATGCYNMDCPGYIRVDGAVIAPGDAIHPVSNIPDGPRQSITLRVLKDKKSGDWWVYYGFNKSPTGVGYFPRSFFSYLAEKADGMQFGAFVQAKKALPTPPMGSGALPNGGKGRAASFTNIRFIDQDGNSIPIKEDLPMFVTDRKCHAITHTDHSACFYGGPGGCMR from the exons ATGCATAGGCTTAGTTTACTTCGACGAGCAATTGCTTTATGTTTCTTTTATCATGCTCTTCAAACTAGAGGTGTTCGGTTCTTCCATACCATTCAAGAG gaaaatgattcattggcCAAAGATTTGGTCCATGGTCCAGCCAAACAAATTCGCAAAAGTTTGAAGTCAAACTCCACTGAAGTAATAACTTCTGGACAAGGTTCTAGTTTATGGGATGATCCCTAT TTTGTGGCACACCTAACACATTCTGGAGGTCCCAATGACAACTATTATGGCTTACATGCCACCATGGATGTTTATGGCCATGAACTAAAACATGGCCAGTTGAGTTCGACTACTTTTTGGATTAATCATGCCGGAGATGGTAAAAAATCAAGCTATAATGCGATTCAAGTTGGCTGGCAT ATTAATCCAAATCGCTATGGCGACTCACATCCTCACTTCTACACCCGCTGGACG AGAGATAATTATGATGCAACCGGCTGCTACAACATGGATTGCCCTGGTTACATACGGGTAGATGGCGCTGTTATAGCTCCGGGTGATGCTATACATCCGGTTTCTAATATCCCTGATGGACCTAGACAAAGTATCACTCTGAGGGTGCTAAAG GACAAAAAAAGTGGAGATTGGTGGGTGTATTATGGATTCAATAAAAGCCCTACAGGCGTGGGATACTTCCCAAGGTCGTTCTTCAGCTACTTAGCAGAAAAGGCAGACGGAATGCAATTTGGTGCATTTGTTCAAGCTAAAAAAGCACTTCCAACTCCTCCAATGGGCAGTGGTGCCCTCCCAAATGGTGGTAAGGGTCGCGCCGCATCATTCACAAACATTAGATTCATTGACCAGGATGGAAATAGCATCCCAATCAAGGAAGACCTGCCCATGTTTGTTACTGATAGAAAATGCCACGCTATCACCCATACTGATCATTCTGCATGCTTTTATGGTGGTCCTGGAGGTTGTATGAGATAA